From the genome of Brassica oleracea var. oleracea cultivar TO1000 chromosome C4, BOL, whole genome shotgun sequence:
GCAGCAGCTAGGAGAAACATGCCTACAAGCGATGAGAGCTCAGTGGTTTGGGATCCGGAAGCTGGCAGGTTTGTATCTTCGTCTCTTCAGACTCCAGGAACAGAGCTGGCTACTTTTGGAGGAGGAGGCGGTAATGAACGTCTCAACAGTGTAACTTCTTCTGGGAGTGATGGTAGCAGAAGGGTCAGAGGAACTCCGTTAACTGGTTACTTCCAGCAAGTTAGATCACAGAGAGGAGGGCAGCTTCCAGTGTTTATGCCTAGTGATTCTCAGCTGCAGAGACATGTATCTACTAGATTCCAGTAGTAAGTTCAGCTATATAATTTGAATTTAAGAGACATAAGTATTAAGTAAGTTCAGCTATTTAATTTGAATGTAGTAGTGTCTATGTTCACGAAAAGAAAAGTATTTAGATAGTGTCTTATTTAAATAAGTAGTATCTAGTGTTTAGAAACCTAAACATCAAAGTCGTTGTAGTATAGTGGTAAGTATTCCCGCCTGTCACGCAGGTGACCCGGGTTCGATGCCCGGCAACGGCGTTTTCTTCCTTTTAAATTATTTTTTATTTTTTTATTTAGTTATCATAAATTTGAAATTTCCCCATAAATGCGCCAAGTCGTTCATCTCCCCCTAAATTTCAGATACTCAAAACCATTAGAGAACCTAGGAACCAGCCATAAACAAACGTCAAAGCAAATTTCCAAAAACAAAAAATAAATAAAACAATTCTCCATCACCACGACGGAGACATATCCCCTCCGTGACTGCATGTTCCCCGCCGTTTATTCGCAATACAAAATTGTAATTTTTATAATCGTAAAACACATAATAAAAGAAAAATGGGAGGAGGAGGAGGCGGAGGAGGCAGTATAGAAGGCCCGAGAGAGCTTGATCAGACCCCAACATGGGCCGTCTCCACCGTTTGTGGAGTTATCATCTTGATCTCTATCATCTTGGAGCTCATGATTCACAAAGTCGGATCGGTAATTAAATCTCTAAACGATCCCCGAGAACTTCCTCTACATTTTTCTTATAATTAACATCATCACCCCACATGGATCGTTGCTCAGGTGTTCGAGAAAAAGAAGAAGAAAGCCTTATACGAAGCTCTTCAAAAGATCAAAAACGGTACCGTGGAACTCAAGGAAATAAAAAAACCTAGAGTTAAATGTGATATTGCTTTTTTTTTTTTGGCAGAGCTAATGGTTTTGGGATTCATTTCGCTGCTACTAACATTCGGACAAAACTACATCGCAAGCTTGTGCGTGGCGTCAAAATACGGTAACGCTATGTCCTTCTGTGGTCCGTACGATGGTCCATCTGGTGACACTAAGAAGGTAAAGGACACCGATCACATGCAGAGGCATCTTCTCTCCCTTCAACGCCGTGTTTTGGCTGGAGGTGCTCCTGCTGAGTGCAAGAAGGTCACCCATCTCTCTCTCTTGACTCTTTGCCTTATTATTACAAAAGATTCTCTATGTTAATTGATGTTGTTGTTGTTCAGGGCTATGTGCCGCTTATATCACTCAACGCGTTGCACCAAGTGCATATCTTTATCTTCTTCTTGGCTGTGTTTCATGTCATTTATAGTGCTATTACCATGATGCTTGGAAGAGCAAAGGTACATATGAATTATATTACAATGTTTGATCAATGTGGTGACATTGTTATGTGTTTGTAACGTATGCCTTTTTTTTGTAAATGCAGATTCGTGGATGGAAAGTATGGGAAGAAGAGGTCGTAAATGATCATGAAATGATGGATGGTTAGATTTGTGATTATGATTTCAGATGTGGTCTATATAATTAGGAAACATATTAACAATTTTTTTTTAAAAAATTGTCTTGGGTTCAATTATTAACAATTTGTTTTTGATTCATGTAATCTATAGATCCTTCAAGATTTAGGCTTACACATGAGACATCTTTTGTTCGGGAGCATGTTAATACTTGGGCGAGGAACCGATTCTCCTTCTACGTTGTATGGTTTTTGAGCTTCTTTATTCCATTTCTTGTGTCTCAAACAAGAGAAAAAAAAAAAAAATCCTCTTATGACTTTTGTTTTTCTTGCAGATGTGTTTCTTTCGTCAGATGCTGAGATCTGTAAGAAAATCTGACTACTTGACGATGCGTCATGGGTTCATTAGTGTAAGTTCTTTGAAAATACGTATCCATTCTTGATATTCTTCTTTGAGATTAGTTTTGTTTCCAAATATTATTATGTTACTTTAGGTCCATTTGGCACCGGGGATGAAGTTTAATTTCCAAAAATACATCAAAAGGTCATTGGAAGACGACTTCAAGGTAGTCGTGGGAATCAGGTAACTCAAGAAACCTCTTAGCATTTATTCTTCTTAATTACACTAACATTCATTTCTTCATCCTTTTCTGATGCAATTTTAAAATCTCTCCAGTCCTGCGCTATGGGCCTTTGTAATGATCTTTTTACTCGTTGATGTGCACGGTTCGTCATTTTCATATCCGTGCTATGTATAGTATTATTCAACACGGTATAACGTTTAGAATCTCATTGTTTCGGTATTAACGTTTTAGGATGGTATGTTACTGCTGTGATTACCATGGTTCCTCCAGTTGTAAGTGACTCAGTCTCTACCTTGTAGCTTTTGCTTCTATTAAAAGAACAATAGAGAGAAAGTTTGTGAGCTTACCGACAAATTGTGTATGCTTTGAAGTTGACATTAGCGATAGGAACCAAGCTTCAGGCTATTATATCAGACATGGCTTTGGAGATTCAAGAGAGACATGCAGTGATACAAGGGATGCCACTAGTCAATGTCTCTGACCGACATTTCTGGTTCGCTCGTCCCGCTTTAGTCCTCCATATCATCCATTTCATTCTCTTCCAGGTACTTTCACGGCTTATAAAAATTGGCCGATTGATAAAAGTGTGTATTTTGTCTATGTTCTAATGAGCTTACTTGCTTGTTCAGAATGCTTTTGAGATCACCTACTTCTTTTGGATATGGGTAAATAAATATACACACACATCTCTCTTCTTCCCATGATGATATATGTTTAGTTCACTTATTCTGCTTCCATTTTTGCAGTATGAGTTCGGATTAAGGTCCTGTTTTCATCACCATTTCTACCTCATAATCATTCGGGTTGCTCTAGGGTGAGTCCTTTCTCGTTTACTTGACCCACAAGAAACACTGTTTTTATCAAAACTACCATATTTAAAACTTTTCTTAATGCAGGGTGGGAGTACAATTTCTTTGTAGCTACATCACACTTCCTCTCTACGCTCTCGTGACTCAGGCATGTCAAAGTTTTATTTGATATATTCTTTTGCCTCCTTTGAAAGTTTGGTTTAAGCTTTTACTTACTGTGGGGATTAAATGTTTTTATTCAGATGGGATCAACGATGAAGCGATCGGTGTTTGATGAGCAAACGTCAAAGGCATTAAAGATGTGGCATAAGAATGCAAAGAAAAAGAGTGAAACGCCAGGTCCAGTGCCTACAACCCGACCTAGAACCGCGGGCGATATTGAGTCTGCTCCGGCTAACATCACCGCAAGTGTTGATAATAAGGAAGGAGAACAGGGCCGTAAACCTGGTGACCTATTAAGCGGTCCCTAGAAACCAGTTCGGTCAAGACACTGTACTTTCCGGCTTACTGAAATACTATTACATAATTTTTATTATTATTATAGGTTCTAAGCATTTATTTTATGTAATTATTTGTTGTATAACAATAGTTCAATTTTGTACAGCCTACCAAAGGACATAATATAAATCTGACCTATATAGCCTACAAGCTCGGGTTTAGCATGATTGATTACCTTTAGCAACAACCTACCTTAGTGGTAAAGTTGATGTAGTAACATGTTTAAGCGATAACATATGTGATAAATAACCTATTTGCGGAATTTTTTTTTTTGTCATAACCAATTTGAGTAATGATTTATTTTTTTCTTTTTCAGGATTTGATCTTCAGATATTAAATAGAAACTAAAACTTGCAACCATTCGGGTCGGACTAGCCAGCTAACCCTAAAAGTAAATATATCATATAAGAACCAGCTTGGTTCAGTAAGAGAAACTTCAAGAAAATCCCGGGACATAGAAATCAAACCAAAGTTACAGTAAAGAAAAAGCAATGTCATTGGCTAAAGATTTCTTTTATTTGCTGGACAAGAAGACACATAAAAAAAAGAAATGCAAGTACGGAGAGCGTCTCTCTCTCTTATTAAAAATAACTTGAAAACACTTTTTTTTTTTTTTTTTTTTTTTTAAAAAAATTTTTTTACTTTCAAATAAAAAAAATTAAAAAAAAGGACCTATTTTGGAGGTTTTAGCGGGAAAANNNNNNNNNNNNNNNNNNNNNNNNNNNNNNNNNNNNNNNNNNNNNNNNNNNNNNNNNNNNNNNNNNNNNNNNNNNNNNNNNNNNNNNNNNNNNNNNNNNNTAAAAATAACTTGAAAACCCTTTTTTTTTTTTTTTTCTTTTGAAAACACTTTTTTACTATCCAAGTAGACAAATTGAGAAGAAGAGACTACTTTGGGAGTTTTAGCCGGAAAATAGATATGTCAAAGCAGATTCTTTCAACGATGAAGCGTTCATGGTGTTTTATGAGCAAACATCAAAGGCAGTAAGGCACTGAAGCAATTATGCCATAAAGAATGGAAAGAAAAAAGTGGAACGTCCGGTCCATTGCCTACTCCCCGACCTAAAACCGTCGGCGATATTGAGTCTGCTCGGGCAAAGATCACTACCAGTGTTGATGTTAAGGAAAGAGATCAGGCCTGTAAACCTGGTGACGTATTAAACAGCCTCTAGAAACAAGTTCGGTCAAGACACTATACTTTCCACTTAACCGGCTTACTCAAATACTACACAATTTTATAATTATTAGTACAGGTTTTAATCATTTAGTTGTGTTAGTACATGTTGTATGATAATAGTTCATTTTTGTACCAGTCTACCAAAAGACATAATACAAACAAACATGACCTATATAG
Proteins encoded in this window:
- the LOC106340550 gene encoding MLO-like protein 5, whose product is MGGGGGGGGSIEGPRELDQTPTWAVSTVCGVIILISIILELMIHKVGSVFEKKKKKALYEALQKIKNELMVLGFISLLLTFGQNYIASLCVASKYGNAMSFCGPYDGPSGDTKKVKDTDHMQRHLLSLQRRVLAGGAPAECKKGYVPLISLNALHQVHIFIFFLAVFHVIYSAITMMLGRAKIRGWKVWEEEVVNDHEMMDDPSRFRLTHETSFVREHVNTWARNRFSFYVMCFFRQMLRSVRKSDYLTMRHGFISVHLAPGMKFNFQKYIKRSLEDDFKVVVGISPALWAFVMIFLLVDVHGWYVTAVITMVPPVLTLAIGTKLQAIISDMALEIQERHAVIQGMPLVNVSDRHFWFARPALVLHIIHFILFQNAFEITYFFWIWYEFGLRSCFHHHFYLIIIRVALGVGVQFLCSYITLPLYALVTQMGSTMKRSVFDEQTSKALKMWHKNAKKKSETPGPVPTTRPRTAGDIESAPANITASVDNKEGEQGRKPGDLLSGP